The following is a genomic window from Neodiprion pinetum isolate iyNeoPine1 chromosome 3, iyNeoPine1.2, whole genome shotgun sequence.
ATCTATACCTACGCATATTGTGCGCCGCACACATGCCTCTGAGCACGCGGAAGAAAGGCGATATTACGAGAGGCTGCACATGCGGGAAGAACGATAGCCGGCTTGTAGAAGCGTGTAGACGTTGTTAGATGCATACGTGTAACGCACACATCTATAAACTAGGTATACAGAATTAGCCCCCATAACGGCTAATGAACTTACATCGTCTCGCCGttacttgttttttctttctcttctctgTTAATGTAtcgagttcttttttttctgtttctttttctccatctttttgtttttttcaaatcgcacGATCCCAAAGACGTTAAATTCTTGTACCGCATCTTGTACAACTtgcatgtgtatgtatatagatgTATTGTAGGTAATGTAGGAAAGTCCATGCGAAATCAGCCAACGTTTGATCCTCACCAATTCTGATTaagtttacaaaaaatttccgcAATTGTCCGAACTCGGAACaatagaaaaacaaactttGCCCAATATAGGCCcggtcttgaaatgtttggaaaagaaaagactGTTTTgagaatgttgaaaaatgtccatttcaaaattcactCTCAACATTTATATAGGAATAATTAAACAGTTgcataaaaaatgtgaaaaaattgacggtACTCTTTCAGAGTCGGGAgaattggagaaaaataaattggaaggaaattaaaaatggcgaGGGTCAGACGTTGGTTGAGTTCGCGTGCATTTCCTGCGTATGCCGGAGTACAGATGTTGCGGGTTTTACACTCGCTTGGAAAAAGACAGAAAATTACGGAtgttagaaattattttcaaacgccCGTCGAACGCGATGCCGGAGTAACCAGAGTGCGCCtgtgatataaatatagaatACGCGTACAGGTGTGTAGTGAATGTGGGTAGGTGCGTGTGCGCCATTATAGCTCGCTTAGCGTCGTGCATATAGTGTATGTAACGCGATAAGATGAAAGGCGCCGCGTGAGGTTTTATTCTGTAAATCATATATAGAAACCTATACCCGTATAGagtatatttttccttttttattattattctctcctctctctctcacacttTACGATAAAACCTCGCCTCCTGATAACGATTGGCCATTGACAGGAGTTTCGTTGTATTATGAGTGTACAGTTTTATAACACAGATATATAATATCTATATATTCGTGTATAGTATTATACAGTGTCATATTTTCAAAGGAATTTAACCGCGGCTTCAAACCGTTGTAATttatccttttttcttttttattctcgttCAATCGTAACACGTTTTTCAATATCCACGTATTCTGTAAATTACGTAGACACAgttataattatgtaatgTATTGTTTGTTTGGCGATTGTCAATTCGATAGAAAATAGACGAGGTTTAaacttatttattatttctgccATTTCGTTAAATCTTTTCTCAACTCTCTATCTTCCTTTTTTACgcttatttttacttttattttgagGGAAGAGACAAGGAGACAGTGAAGTAGTTTAATTTTCTCTCCTTTGAAGTCTGGCGCGAGCTGCGCGCGCGTCTCGGCTTAAGTTAGCGGGCGAGAGTGACTGCAGTTTCATTATGCTGGCGAGGAAAAGAGTCCGGAATGAGAATACGAGAGAAGCTAGAGAAGGAAGCGGCAAGAGGAGCACCCTTTCTCTCCTTATCCTCCTTCTCTCGTATCCGCATTCACTTTTGAACACGACATCAAAGACCGACACTGAATAAACAGCCGGGAAACGCGAAGAGGCTGatggtgctgctgctgctgctctaAGCGTGCGTCGGATGATGAGGAGGAAGGGTTCAGGAGGGTTTGGCTTTTTGGTAAACCTTCAGCTTCTCCACCTTCGAATCATCGCCTCTCTTCCCGCAGCCTCTTGTCTTTTGGTAAAACAACTCTTAACTTCACCGGTAAGGCAGTGCAAGAAAcaagctgctgctgctgctgctgacgCTGATGGGAGAGAATCTCTCCGATCTCGTATACCAACACTGAAGCCACTATATCTACATTGGTCGCCTAGCATGGGCGGTGGATTTATGTACATTATGTACAACGAGTCTTTAAATAGCATCCCTCATCCTCGTATTAGGCGGTGCTTAGACATGTATCCATCCAAACTCTTTTGTGTGTACACTCTATGTtggacttttttctttccatttcgaTGCTTAAATCGAATTGGGTAGAGATACCGTATATACTTACATATTATGAGGAATTCCACGCGAACACGACTTTACGTGACATGTCGAAGATGgcaacgttatcgtaacgattcatgctcaggaaaaaaacagttatttcgcgacttttcaaatatttataaataattaaccggttgaaaaaattgaaggtaCTGTGTTAGAGTTGGGACAGttgcagaaaatatttttatcaaaatcaaaatcagCAGGTGACGGTCGGACATTGGTCaggttcgcatggaattccccatacaCACACACTGTACACGTTGCGCACAAGTGCATCTGTAGTATTACCATAATAAAGTCGGCGTTATGCCTTTATAATACGCGTGTTCTTCTCGGAAGttgcaaactttttttatttattttttttttattttgctaatttcctttttttcttgccCTTTAATATGCACGCACGCATATTCTTTTAACGCGAAGCGTGCTGCGCAGCCGGGATAAAGCCACCAAAATAGCGAGTGAAGATCTCAAGAGATGAGTTACGACCGGGAACCGGGAACCGTGCCATGCCGCAGCGTGCCTGCTTTTAACTCtttatgtacacgtatataacTCGACCTCCTGCCGCATGGACCGAGGGATTCTACTACGCTCGATGTATGTAGGTACCATTTGCTGTGCTGCAGGTTGTTACGCGTATACGCACTTGTTTTTCTCCACCGTAGAAGATACGATGATATCACTGCATACGTCATGGTTCAAAGACTTGTACCAACAATGTACTTCCACATCGTATTCCGTTGttattcttacttttttttttataatgcaaaatttgttaatattttgaaGACTCGACTACTTCAATCTGCAAAATAGTAATCCCCCCTTCCCAATGTCTCTCTCGTTAAGCGAACGTTACTGAATTGAGCCTCACGTTACATTCTAGGGTATAAAATACAATCACACAATCGCACAATCTAAGTTGTCGAATAAGGGTAGTCgtaaaaaagagagaaaaaatatcgttgaatatttacacgtttttttttttttttttacttccattTGCAAACGTACGAATACAACAACGACGCGTAGTGAGGTTGATGACTCTAGTTAGGTTATTATACACAGATACAGTCTCGCGTATTTTATGTTAAACCACTAATCCCCAATGAATGCTGGATGGTGTTGAGCAAGCGCAGCCAGAGTTCGTCCCTCGTGCTGCATCTGTGTATTTCTGATCCACGTATTATACGGCTGTAATCTGTAGATGCATAGGTGTGCAGATGTGGAGGTTGCTGCCGGTGCCAAGGCATGTCTCTttgagagagatagagagtgagagagagagagaggttgAACGGCTCAAAGGGGCCGCCGCTTTTAATGTTATTACGATAATAAAACTGAGGGAGTGAGAGTAACTCCCTCCCGCTCTTCGATCCCTTATCTACCCCTCACCTACTTCCCTTCCTCCTCCTTTGCTTTTCCTCCTCCACCTTCCCTTGTACTCAAGCGCCATAAATACCTCACTCGCGACTCAGCCTCGGTCCCTTATATATATCCTCGCTACTCGCTGCACTCACCTCAAGCGTTCTCagattatacatacctatcCAGAGATGAGGTGAgtttgtgtgcgtgtgcgtgtgtgtgtgtgtgtgtcgtaCGCAGATTATTGTACGATATAAACCAGCATAGGTATCGGAATGTTGTACCGTGTCTGTAATATTAGGTATATGAGTGAGTCGAGATTCGTGACCCGTCGGGAAAGGtcgaaagaaggaaaaattttatttatttataaaaattgatgacacaccttttattttctcttctgaTCATCCCCGACTAATTTAATCCTCGGTAATATCacagtataaaataatatgaaaaaagggaaaatgaTTGAAGCTCAACGCACATGTTACACATTAGCGGAAACGTCACGTGGGTTAATtgataaatataaaaacatatatatatatatatatatatatatatacagtagAGGCTCTCCACACGTGCGACACGAATAGCTTGTTCACGCGTTACGTGCATACACGGTACAGGCCTGTAATTACCAATTCAGCCGACCGGCGCGAGCATGTTGTATTATTCAGTAATGAACCAAACGGATGGAAACCGAGCGCGGGCGTCGATTTATACAGATTACTTTACATGTCTGCGTAGTGCATGCGTGCGACGCATACCAGCTATACCAACGTTGATGGGAATTGAAGGCGCTTTAATGACCGCGCGGCTTCTGATGATATGCGCCGACGCCGCCAACCTCGTCAAGTCCACGATATCGCGGATTACGTCGAGGCGCATCCCGCGCGGCCTGCGGATCATGGATACACGCTGCAATGATCGAGGCCGCCGGCGAGCACCACGTACGTGACTGCACGTTCACCGACTGCAGATGTGTGTGTACCTGTGTAAATCTGTATCTATCTTATCTCGGGCGGTATAAAATCGTCAAACGATCGTGACCAATCTTCTAATGCCGTTCTCGTGTCGGAAAGATGAAATAGAAGAAAAGCAGGTTTGAATCGGTGTATGCTTTGTACGGTCTAAAGGGCAGAGGCGGTCgcaatattaattgaaatacttGGAAGTGTGCGAAGCACGAAATTCAGGTTAGGCTTGCGTatgagagataaaaaaaaaaaaaccacattTCTTATTCTAGCGTGTATGCATTTACAAAGATTAGGAAGTTGAGGTAATTTGACAGCGCTATTATTCCTACATTCTTGCGATGCTTATGGGAAAAAGGACGAGGTGAGGTTTCGTATGTAAATGGATACTTATACACCGCAAATTTCACACTTAACTTAAAAAATGTCACTTCACCATGTGACAATATATAGTGTATAATTAAGCTAAAAACAGTAACTATTCTTACTAACATAGTCTCTGTTTCTAGTTAGAATGTCTTCTGAaacattttgtaattattatagccTGATGATGGTCGGCGGGGCCCGGCCGAAATGTCGCAAACGCGAACATGTTTGTTTGCCtaacaattaaacaaatttatataccTGACCGGATTTCGACTAAAACCTTCTTCATTcttctatatgtatatgtatacatatatttatatagttATATAGCTATAGGTATGCGTACGTATTACGCCGGGTGGCCGACGGCGGTCTCGCGCGCTATCGTCATGAAAGGATGCCGCTATCGATAcgtgttgtttttatttttcctttcttcctttcctttttctcttccctGCTTCATCTTTGTTGCGTTTCtttcttgtattttctttttcaacgaatCGACGGCTCAGCGCGAAACGATTAACCCTTGCATATACCTTGTACAGTTGGATGTTCACGTATATCACACACGTACAGATGTATGTTAGGTATGTATCCATCTATCTACACCTATAGCTGCAATACGGTAGATTTACTTCTAGTACACCTCAACCACACACACCGTCGAGAAAGTCGCAATAGGTAAAAATCCTAGAGTACCTGCATGTATGCATGTCACGATGTACGTTATACAGACGCCTATGTAACCtacgttatatgtataacatttttGACTCCGAGTTcggtaattgaaatttataaggCTCTTGTTGATTTTGTCagtttaattattgttattacacatttattattattaataacgtatgtatgatattatattaaataaagcaatgacgataataattatgtaCTATATAACCGTAGAAAAGGGGACAAATGaataagtaaatgaataaCTTAGAACACTGTATAATGCATGTTGCGGATGGTTTTTAATCCGTCTCTCAAAGATTACAAATACCTCATAACTTGACCATGAAACACGCTCTCCGCGTCTTTTAATGCGACCAGGTAGAAGGGAGAGTTTACAccctgtaatttttttaaccttcTCGGAATATATAGAGTATAATATCAAGTTTATGGCTATAGATGAGAACCTAAGTGTAAATGTTATATTAcgcgtaggtataatattcgTCCATATATAATTGTAACGAGACGGTAGGTTGTTATATGGCGCCGAGTCGATCTTCGAAAATCATCCATCTATACTAGATGTAACTTACACGTGCGAAGATTGCGCTTCTGACAATGATACGAAAAGTGTTTATAAAGTAGGTACTGATTTAGTGAGATATCGCAATGGGAACCAGTCCAATAGAAGAGGCGGTATTATTGATATTTCTTACATCAGGTCCAAGTATGAGAAAATACGATACGAAAGAAAACACTCTGTAAGGATTATAACACAGTGGTAATTCCGCGACTGAGTTTAAAACTTTGCAGAGCACGCAAGAACtacacatacgtacgtacgttaaacatgtattatacatgtacaattTTACGTTCTTACAGGAGACAAGAAAAGAGAgaacgatgatgatgatgataataataacaacaataatgagaataaaaagagaagacTCCGCGAGGCAGTGCAGCGGCACGGCAGAAAGACAGGCATCCCGTTGTCTCCGTGAGAGGAGAGAGAGGCTGCAGCGAAGCCGCGGCGGGCAGGTCGCTTGTCAGTCAGTCGGTTTTTAGAACGCGATAAAATGCTCCTTTCCTCCGGACGAACGCCGACGCCGAtcgagcagcagcagcagcagcaacagcagcagcggcgGCGGTTCACTTCGGTCCGCGGTATCTCGCAGGCGATGCCCCATGCCCCAAAGAAACGAAACGGGGGAATAACGAACGAATGGGGAACGGCGGAACTCTGGGCTTCTAGTCCAGAAACCGGTTCCGTACCTGATCCTCGACGCGCTCTCTTGCAACGCAAGGATGCGCCTGCGCGTGTTAGTGCGCGCTTAGATTCAAGAGGCGTAGTCGCGCTGCAGACTTTGGACGAAGAGATGCTCTCCTCCTTCCTACGATGATTTCCTCGTGCCTGGAAACTGCTCTtccctgctgctgctgccgccgcTGCTCCTTCCCTTCTTCCGTCTTCTCCACCCTACGCTATACCCTTGCGAGACATCACTCGGGTGCACCGCCGTCGTTTTCTGTcgcttctacttcttcttcttgttcttgttgttCTTCTTTTAGTTCCTCGTTCCATTACCCTCTCTCGGATCGTTTGTACAGGTTTCCCGCTTCTCCTGTTCCGTACCGAGATATCCATGGATCTTTAATAGCTATTTCGACGATCTCTCGCGAAGAGGGTAGAAAATGATCTTTGAACTTGTGATTTTTCATTAAACACTTTCGCGTTTGTATCTTATCGATGGAGGTAACAAAATAACGCAATTAGGATATcgtaaaagatgaaaaacgGACGTGTATCGTTATACGGTTTGCATAATGAAGTAATTTAAGGAGAGAAGTCGTATGAGAATAAAAGGCTGGTGCGTGATTGCGCCACAAATGACAtggaaattaaataattctaCCTTGCATGCAATAACTGTATAACGTCTGTTAATTCGTTCCTAGAAGATTCCGAAATAGGGAAATTGGATTATTACCATCGCAAACACACATGTAGTCGTGCACCAATTCCAGGCTGTAGAGGTGCAGGAAGAGGAACTCGCTGAGCGTAGTCTTTGCGTCTTCTATAGCATAACGGCGGAGAGAGGATTGAGGGGGAAGGAAAGGGAGGAAGTTAGGCCTTTCGGGCCTCGCGCGTACCACGTAATTTGGAGGGTATAATTTGGAAGCGGCCGCCGAGATCGTAATGGGCGAATCTGTAAGGCCCCTCGGAGGTTTCGGGCCCCGACGAGTTGTCGGGGCTCGCGCGAGGCGGGAAGAATGGGCGGGATAATTATAGGATGCCGGACTCATTATCTTAGCCATCTTTTTTAgccttcctcctcctcctccgcctcctccttcttctttttcttcttcttcttcttcattccAATGTCTCGAGATATATAAGCGTTGCGTTTCATTTgatttccttttatttttagttcaTCCCGCGCTTGAAATTATACTTGCACTTTTACTTTGAGAATTTAGGCAACGGCGGCAAAATTCTTACAATACTGTCTCTAATTTCTCATTCCTATTCCCTGCAATGTAATTCATCCATGTCCACTTTGTGTTTCAGCTAACCGCGTTAATGCCCTTAGTTCACTACAACTGCTCTCGTCATCTCAAGTTCTTCCTGTGCTCGGTATTCGCTCCAGTTTGTTCGGAGCACATAGCGATGCAGATACCAGCCTGCAAGCCACTCTGTCTCTCCGTTCGTAGAGATTGCGAGCCCGCGTTGTCCAGCCTCAATCTTCCCTGGCCGCATATGCTCGATTGCGAAAGATTTCCCGACGGTATGGCTGCACtctgttaaattttcaatctataAAATATCGTCTCAGATATGGATGCGatgggaaaattttacaactttcGTCAACCTTTACTGACATCGATTTTCTCCTACAGGGAAAACCGTCACGCTCTGCGTGCAGCCAGTTGCGGAGGAGATTTTACAGCCGGCTGATCAAGTGCCGGCATCGATACCGTCTCTCCAGCCATCGATCCAGCAGCAGATTCCGCAGCAGTGGCCCGTCGTGCAGTCGGTACAAACAGCTCAGCCCATAATACCGGTTCGAGGTAACAACCTGCACCATCATCGATGCCCGCCTCACTTCGTTCAAACGCCTGACGTAGAAACGGTAACTATTTTTTACTACCAGACCAAGTGAGGTCACgacgatgaattattttttcacagatgaCACTTGGAAACCACGCTACGACTGTAAAACGTGACgtaattaattcattcattaATTTCAGATAACCTGCGCGCCTAGATGCGGTTCCGACGTTTACTTCAGATCGGAGGACAAGAAGTTTGCCGAACGATGGATGATCGGATGGGCATGGCTCTGTTTTCTGTCGACCCTTTTCACCCTCCTAACGTTCTGGGTCGAACCGTCTAGATTCCGCTACCCGGAACGGCCAATAGTGTTTCTGGCTCTCTGTTACAACCTACTTTCGGTTGCTTACACGATTCGCGGCGCGGTTGGTCCGGAAAATTTGAGCTGCGCCACTCAGGAGAACGGACCCAGCTACGTTCCGGTATTTTAccccatttatttatttatgtgtGTTGTCTTCATGCTCTTgcaaacgaaaaagaaatgaatctCTCCATActataaaatttacgaatgCTTTTGATATTTCTCTAGTAATTATCGTTTACGATTGGGTTGATCAAACAATGATTCTTGCCATTTAACAGGTTCACGACGGGCTGCGAAGCATTCCTTGCACGCTTTGGTGGCTCGCTAGGCATTACTTGGCCCTTGCGAGCAGTGCCTGGTGGGCTGTTTTGTGCGGATGCTGGTTACTCAGCGCGAGAAACGAGTGGAGCAGCGAGGCCCTTCACAACATCGCGCCGTACCTTCATGCAACGGCCTGGGGAATCCCCGCGCTCCTTACGGGAGGTGAGTGCAGCAATGAATCTGCTCTTGAGGTAGTTGGGCAGTAATTTGGGAAATTTTTACTTCGCATGAGTTTtagttatacaattttttgaataattttaaacaatcctgtgaagtttgaaaatgatttaccGTTTTAGATActgatttattttctattttttattccaaatctGAGCTACTTGATACTATGTAGATAAGAACTGGGGAATAAACCTGATCATTTCGAGTTGGGTGGCTTAgaataaaatatcgaaagCATGGAAGAAAATATTGGGTAATTTCTGTTAAATTTATCCGTCATTTAATAGttaaaaacataatcaaaCAAAAATACTATTGCGATTTTGGTTAAGTTGTATATTTGGCAATGCCGCAAGTATGCAAGTACACGCggtattcaaattatttcctGCTGCTTACAAATGGTATGGCCAAaacagttttttgtttttattcttcttctacttatttttttttcttgcgaaTTTCCCCTTGAATCGTAGCCGATCTGACATTTTGATTTGTTTGATTTGACCTGTTAACCAGGTTATAACACAGGAAAATCACACGACGTTCCCaaatgaacttttttattacttgAGGAATACAGTATTCAAGATTGTCCGTCGGATGGCCTTACTGTCGGGACCCAACTACCTTAAGTTGGAGAACAAAAAACGCGATAAATAACTCTGGACGATTCTCCCGTGACATTCAATAATTATCTTATTACAGGTAGTTTGCTGTCGCGGAGCGTAGCTGCCGATGAGCTTACCGGGCTCTGTCAAATATCCGACGAATCCGCACTTTGGCTCGAGGTTTTACCCCACGCGACGCTCCTTCTCCTTGGTTGCATATTTGCAAGCATCGCCGGAGCGGCCCTTGTCCGAGTGAGACGCGCCGTTCGACTTGCCGGAAGAAGCGCGACAAAATTGGAGCGGCTTATGACCCGTCTGGGGATATTTGCGCTCCTCTACGCGCTTCCGGCGCTGGGAGGCCTCGCCTGCGTCCTTCACGAGTCGTCGGTCAGGCCGAGTTGGCGAACACTTGCTCTGCTGACCGCTCTTGACTGCAGAGTCACGCAAAACTGCTCTCCAGGTCCAAGTTACAGAGCTGCTGGTCTGGAGGTCGTCTTCTTGAGattgtttctctctctcgtaGTCGGCGTCACTTCCGGGATGTGGGTCTGGTCGGGAAAGACCTGCAGAGCTTGGAGCAGGCTGCTCGCCG
Proteins encoded in this region:
- the LOC124214554 gene encoding frizzled-10-B-like isoform X2 translates to MCRGLGYNLTAMPNFMGHEDQILAERGLTALMPLVHYNCSRHLKFFLCSVFAPVCSEHIAMQIPACKPLCLSVRRDCEPALSSLNLPWPHMLDCERFPDGKTVTLCVQPVAEEILQPADQVPASIPSLQPSIQQQIPQQWPVVQSVQTAQPIIPVRGNNLHHHRCPPHFVQTPDVETITCAPRCGSDVYFRSEDKKFAERWMIGWAWLCFLSTLFTLLTFWVEPSRFRYPERPIVFLALCYNLLSVAYTIRGAVGPENLSCATQENGPSYVPVHDGLRSIPCTLWWLARHYLALASSAWWAVLCGCWLLSARNEWSSEALHNIAPYLHATAWGIPALLTGGSLLSRSVAADELTGLCQISDESALWLEVLPHATLLLLGCIFASIAGAALVRVRRAVRLAGRSATKLERLMTRLGIFALLYALPALGGLACVLHESSVRPSWRTLALLTALDCRVTQNCSPGPSYRAAGLEVVFLRLFLSLVVGVTSGMWVWSGKTCRAWSRLLAAPSKPLRPPEVMQPLGYNMFQGYKPDSGNTA
- the LOC124214554 gene encoding frizzled-9-like isoform X3, whose translation is MPLVHYNCSRHLKFFLCSVFAPVCSEHIAMQIPACKPLCLSVRRDCEPALSSLNLPWPHMLDCERFPDGKTVTLCVQPVAEEILQPADQVPASIPSLQPSIQQQIPQQWPVVQSVQTAQPIIPVRGNNLHHHRCPPHFVQTPDVETITCAPRCGSDVYFRSEDKKFAERWMIGWAWLCFLSTLFTLLTFWVEPSRFRYPERPIVFLALCYNLLSVAYTIRGAVGPENLSCATQENGPSYVPVHDGLRSIPCTLWWLARHYLALASSAWWAVLCGCWLLSARNEWSSEALHNIAPYLHATAWGIPALLTGGSLLSRSVAADELTGLCQISDESALWLEVLPHATLLLLGCIFASIAGAALVRVRRAVRLAGRSATKLERLMTRLGIFALLYALPALGGLACVLHESSVRPSWRTLALLTALDCRVTQNCSPGPSYRAAGLEVVFLRLFLSLVVGVTSGMWVWSGKTCRAWSRLLAAPSKPLRPPEVMQPLGYNMFQGYKPDSGNTA
- the LOC124214554 gene encoding frizzled-4-like isoform X1, translating into MIRSWSKLILTSTFLGLVTAWGINHAGLSGTNAKCEKLGVSMCRGLGYNLTAMPNFMGHEDQILAERGLTALMPLVHYNCSRHLKFFLCSVFAPVCSEHIAMQIPACKPLCLSVRRDCEPALSSLNLPWPHMLDCERFPDGKTVTLCVQPVAEEILQPADQVPASIPSLQPSIQQQIPQQWPVVQSVQTAQPIIPVRGNNLHHHRCPPHFVQTPDVETITCAPRCGSDVYFRSEDKKFAERWMIGWAWLCFLSTLFTLLTFWVEPSRFRYPERPIVFLALCYNLLSVAYTIRGAVGPENLSCATQENGPSYVPVHDGLRSIPCTLWWLARHYLALASSAWWAVLCGCWLLSARNEWSSEALHNIAPYLHATAWGIPALLTGGSLLSRSVAADELTGLCQISDESALWLEVLPHATLLLLGCIFASIAGAALVRVRRAVRLAGRSATKLERLMTRLGIFALLYALPALGGLACVLHESSVRPSWRTLALLTALDCRVTQNCSPGPSYRAAGLEVVFLRLFLSLVVGVTSGMWVWSGKTCRAWSRLLAAPSKPLRPPEVMQPLGYNMFQGYKPDSGNTA